One stretch of Anaerolineae bacterium DNA includes these proteins:
- a CDS encoding glycosyltransferase family 4 protein, with protein MAALPGERPTVALNAQLLSLSQTYRSAGISSYMDNLLRHLPAADAGMDYEVFTHERAWPAPAGMRVRYTRWPTHHPLARIPWEQLILPWWLYAGRHNLLHALAFVAPLAWRGPTVVTVFDLSFLLFPERFRVYNRLYLSIFTRLSARRADRVIVISESTKQDAVRLLGLDARRVAVVYCGVDERYRPLPADVVEEYRRRRGLPERFVLFVGTLEPRKNIAGLVEAYRLLVAGWPRGAGEPPALVIAGAKGWYYQEVYQAVQRAELMERVVFTGYVPADELPLLYNAATLFVYPSFYEGFGLPPLEAMACGTAVVVSDRSSLPEVVGDAGVLVNPEEPAAIAQAVRELLQDEEARRVLADKGRQRAAAFSWRRAAQETTAIYRQVLGKERA; from the coding sequence ATGGCCGCTCTGCCGGGGGAACGCCCCACCGTGGCGCTGAACGCCCAACTGCTGTCCCTATCGCAGACGTACCGCAGTGCCGGCATCAGCTCCTATATGGATAATCTCCTGCGGCATCTGCCGGCGGCGGACGCCGGCATGGACTATGAGGTGTTCACCCATGAACGGGCGTGGCCGGCGCCGGCCGGCATGCGGGTGCGCTACACCCGCTGGCCCACCCATCACCCGCTGGCGCGCATCCCTTGGGAGCAACTGATTCTGCCGTGGTGGCTATACGCCGGCCGGCACAATCTCCTCCATGCCCTGGCCTTTGTGGCGCCGCTGGCCTGGCGCGGCCCCACGGTGGTCACCGTCTTTGACCTGAGCTTCCTTTTGTTCCCGGAGCGTTTCCGGGTGTATAATCGTTTATATCTGAGCATATTCACGCGGCTTTCCGCGCGGCGGGCAGATCGGGTCATCGTGATTTCCGAAAGCACCAAGCAGGACGCGGTGCGCCTGCTGGGCCTGGACGCGCGCCGGGTGGCGGTCGTGTACTGTGGGGTGGATGAGAGGTACCGCCCCCTGCCGGCGGATGTGGTGGAGGAGTACCGCCGGCGCAGGGGACTGCCCGAGCGGTTCGTGCTCTTTGTCGGGACGCTGGAACCCCGCAAAAATATCGCCGGCCTCGTCGAGGCCTACCGCCTGCTGGTCGCCGGTTGGCCGCGAGGAGCGGGAGAACCGCCGGCGTTGGTCATTGCCGGCGCCAAAGGATGGTATTATCAGGAGGTGTATCAGGCTGTACAGCGTGCGGAACTGATGGAGCGGGTGGTCTTCACCGGCTATGTGCCGGCGGACGAGCTTCCCCTCCTGTATAATGCCGCGACCCTGTTCGTCTATCCGTCTTTCTACGAGGGGTTCGGCCTGCCGCCGCTGGAGGCGATGGCCTGCGGCACGGCGGTGGTGGTGTCGGACCGCTCGTCCCTGCCCGAGGTGGTGGGGGATGCCGGTGTGCTGGTGAACCCGGAGGAGCCGGCGGCCATCGCACAGGCAGTGCGCGAGCTTCTGCAGGACGAGGAAGCGCGGCGCGTTCTGGCCGACAAGGGCCGGCAGCGCGCCGCGGCCTTCTCCTGGCGGCGCGCCGCACAGGAGACCACAGCGATATATCGCCAAGTGCTGGGAAAGGAAAGGGCGTAA
- a CDS encoding undecaprenyl-phosphate glucose phosphotransferase, translating into MSTRYHRLLSWVTALVDIPLINLAFGLAYGIRYELQWFKAVEDAYYVSYEAYLPIAVLLTIILLIAFKIEGVYDRRRGQGWLGEVYAILNGTTTGIMVMVFITFFLQPLYYSRLIFVYAAVLIIVLLSLARLVRGIILGRLRRLGLGVDRVLIVGAGEVGRSIMANLMAEPDLGYEVVGFVDDNPDKGSHDVGPFKGLGSIDQLPRLFKELAIDEVIITLPWMYHRKIMSILSLCEQYKVRARLVPDLFQMRLSKVEIENLNGIPILSMRDQGISGWKYVVKRAMDILVAGTALLLLSPLMALIALAIKLDSPGPVLFAQTRVGKDGRPFTMYKFRSMVADAESRLAELEDRNEAVGPLFKIRDDPRRTRVGRFLRRTSLDELPQLINVLRGDMSLVGPRPPLPREVEQYQPWHHRRLSVRPGMTGLPQVSGRSNLTFDEMALLDLYYIQNWSPALDLMILLRTIPHVLLGEGAY; encoded by the coding sequence ATGTCCACGCGCTATCACCGCCTGCTTTCCTGGGTCACCGCCCTCGTGGACATCCCACTCATCAACCTGGCCTTTGGCCTGGCGTACGGCATCCGCTATGAACTGCAGTGGTTCAAAGCGGTGGAGGATGCCTACTACGTCTCGTACGAGGCGTACCTGCCGATAGCGGTTCTGCTGACGATCATCCTGCTGATTGCCTTCAAGATCGAAGGGGTGTATGATCGAAGGCGAGGACAGGGGTGGCTGGGCGAGGTGTATGCCATCCTGAACGGCACCACCACCGGCATTATGGTGATGGTCTTCATCACCTTCTTCCTCCAGCCGCTGTATTACTCGCGCCTGATTTTTGTCTACGCCGCGGTGCTGATCATTGTCCTGCTGAGCCTGGCGCGGTTGGTGCGGGGGATCATCCTCGGGCGCCTGCGCCGGCTGGGGCTGGGCGTGGACCGGGTGCTCATCGTGGGCGCCGGCGAGGTGGGGCGCTCCATCATGGCCAACCTGATGGCAGAACCAGACCTGGGATACGAAGTGGTCGGTTTCGTGGACGACAACCCCGATAAGGGGAGCCACGATGTCGGCCCATTCAAGGGCCTGGGGAGCATCGACCAGTTGCCCCGCCTCTTCAAGGAGCTGGCGATTGACGAAGTCATCATCACCCTGCCCTGGATGTATCATCGCAAAATCATGAGCATTCTCTCGCTGTGCGAGCAGTATAAGGTGCGCGCCCGCCTGGTGCCGGACCTCTTTCAGATGCGGCTGAGCAAGGTGGAGATCGAGAACCTCAACGGCATCCCTATCCTCAGCATGCGCGATCAGGGCATCAGCGGCTGGAAATATGTGGTCAAGCGGGCGATGGATATTCTCGTGGCCGGCACAGCTCTTCTGCTGTTGTCCCCGCTGATGGCCCTCATCGCCCTGGCCATCAAGCTGGATTCGCCGGGGCCGGTGCTCTTCGCCCAGACGCGCGTCGGCAAGGACGGCCGGCCTTTTACCATGTACAAGTTCCGCTCCATGGTGGCGGACGCCGAAAGCCGGCTGGCCGAGCTGGAAGACCGCAACGAGGCGGTTGGCCCGCTGTTCAAGATACGGGATGACCCGCGCCGCACCCGCGTCGGCAGGTTCCTGCGCCGCACCAGCCTGGACGAACTGCCCCAGCTCATCAACGTCCTGCGCGGCGATATGAGTCTGGTGGGGCCGCGGCCGCCCCTGCCGCGAGAGGTGGAGCAGTATCAGCCCTGGCACCACCGGCGCCTGTCGGTGCGCCCCGGCATGACCGGCCTGCCGCAGGTCAGCGGGCGCAGTAATCTCACGTTTGATGAAATGGCGCTTCTGGATTTATATTACATTCAGAACTGGTCGCCGGCGCTGGACCTGATGATCCTTCTGCGCACCATCCCCCATGTGCTGTTGGGGGAGGGGGCGTATTGA
- a CDS encoding adenylosuccinate synthase codes for MAVIILLGAQWGDEGKGKITDHLTRDAAVVARWNGGDNAGHTVVWGGQTFKFHLLPSGILYEHATCIIGNGVVVNPKTLLGELDNLRARGLPTARLIISGGAHLIMPYHIALDGASESSRGERKIGTTKRGIGPTYADKAWRAGIRAVEMLDLDHFARRVREQAESRNIWLTQVYGQEPLNVPAIVEEYTEYARRLAPMVGDASLVINEAIAAGKTVLCEGAQGTLLDLDHGTYPFVTSSSPIAGGACVGLGFGPKLVDEIIGVAKAYTTRVGAGPMPTELHDAVGDHLVEVGHEYGTTTGRRRRAGWLDLVILRYAARINGLTQFAVTKLDVLTGLDPVRVCVAYEYRGQRLEHFPMDSRVLEECRPIYEDLPGWDEDISAAQRLEELPAAARRYVQRVEELTGVPVTMISVGPAREQLIWRRPTH; via the coding sequence ATGGCAGTGATTATTTTGCTGGGCGCCCAATGGGGCGATGAGGGCAAGGGGAAGATCACCGATCATCTGACGCGCGATGCCGCCGTCGTGGCCCGCTGGAACGGCGGGGACAACGCCGGCCATACCGTCGTCTGGGGCGGGCAGACCTTCAAATTCCATCTCCTGCCCTCCGGCATCCTGTATGAGCACGCCACCTGCATCATCGGCAACGGCGTGGTGGTGAATCCCAAGACCCTGCTGGGGGAGCTGGATAACCTGAGGGCGCGGGGACTGCCCACGGCCCGGCTTATCATCAGCGGCGGGGCACACCTCATCATGCCCTACCATATCGCCCTGGACGGCGCTTCGGAAAGCAGTCGGGGTGAGCGCAAAATCGGCACCACCAAGCGCGGCATCGGCCCGACCTATGCGGATAAGGCCTGGCGCGCCGGCATCCGCGCCGTGGAAATGCTGGACCTGGACCACTTTGCCCGGCGGGTGCGCGAACAGGCGGAATCCCGCAATATCTGGCTGACCCAGGTCTACGGCCAGGAGCCGCTGAATGTGCCGGCCATCGTCGAGGAATACACCGAATACGCTCGCCGGTTGGCCCCCATGGTGGGAGATGCCTCGCTGGTCATCAACGAGGCCATCGCCGCCGGCAAGACAGTGCTGTGTGAGGGCGCGCAGGGCACCCTGCTGGACCTGGACCACGGCACCTATCCCTTCGTGACCAGCTCCTCCCCCATCGCCGGCGGGGCCTGTGTCGGCCTGGGCTTCGGCCCGAAGCTGGTGGACGAGATCATCGGCGTGGCCAAGGCCTACACCACCCGGGTGGGCGCCGGCCCCATGCCCACGGAACTGCATGACGCCGTCGGTGACCATCTGGTGGAGGTGGGGCATGAATACGGCACCACCACCGGCCGGCGCCGGCGTGCCGGCTGGCTGGACCTGGTCATCCTGCGCTATGCGGCGCGTATCAACGGCCTGACGCAGTTCGCCGTGACCAAGCTGGACGTGCTCACTGGTCTGGACCCGGTGCGTGTCTGCGTGGCCTATGAGTATCGCGGCCAGCGCCTGGAGCACTTTCCGATGGACAGCCGCGTGCTGGAGGAATGCCGGCCCATTTATGAGGACCTGCCGGGCTGGGACGAGGATATCTCGGCCGCGCAGAGATTAGAGGAACTGCCGGCGGCCGCCAGGCGCTATGTCCAGCGTGTGGAGGAGCTGACGGGCGTGCCGGTGACCATGATTTCCGTCGGGCCGGCGCGCGAACAGCTTATCTGGCGCCGGCCGACCCATTAA
- a CDS encoding YgeY family selenium metabolism-linked hydrolase, with product MWRLTSTDREALTAFAQQLIRTPSPSTQEKAVAELVAAELRKIGFPEVWVDRIGNVVARAGDGSGPSLLFNAHMDTVEVNEPEAWTHPPLGGVVENGILYGRGAVDMKGPLAAMVYGLKMVLDAGVPLHGNLYVAAVVQEEPCEGYAMRVLVEEEGLVPDMVVLCEPSNLQLAIGQRGRMEMRVTVRGVAAHSSMPEQGENAIYRAARIIFGVELLSSQLAVDSILGQGSVAVTHIESSASSRNAIPDRCVFYIDRRLTLGETEARALAEIQAIITREQARASVEVTEYQATSYTGYPCRARTYFPAWLMPEDHPLVRAGVRAVEQALDYRPRLIHWLFSTDGAYTMGMAGIPTIGIGPGEVTQAHAVDEHVRLEDLYHAASVYATLAADLLGG from the coding sequence ATGTGGAGATTGACCTCGACGGATCGGGAAGCACTGACCGCTTTCGCCCAACAGTTGATCCGGACCCCCAGCCCTTCCACGCAGGAGAAGGCCGTGGCCGAACTGGTGGCCGCGGAACTGCGCAAGATCGGGTTTCCGGAAGTATGGGTCGATCGCATCGGCAATGTGGTGGCGCGCGCCGGCGACGGCAGCGGTCCCTCTCTGCTGTTCAACGCCCATATGGATACGGTGGAGGTCAACGAGCCGGAAGCCTGGACGCATCCGCCGCTGGGCGGCGTGGTGGAGAACGGCATCCTGTACGGCCGCGGCGCGGTGGACATGAAAGGCCCTCTGGCGGCGATGGTCTACGGCTTGAAGATGGTGCTGGACGCCGGCGTCCCCCTCCACGGCAATCTGTACGTGGCGGCGGTGGTGCAGGAAGAGCCGTGCGAGGGCTATGCCATGCGGGTGCTGGTGGAGGAAGAGGGCCTCGTGCCGGATATGGTGGTGCTGTGCGAGCCGAGCAACCTGCAGTTGGCCATTGGACAGCGGGGGCGCATGGAAATGCGCGTCACGGTGCGCGGTGTGGCCGCTCACTCTTCCATGCCGGAGCAGGGCGAGAATGCCATCTACCGTGCGGCCCGCATCATCTTCGGCGTGGAACTGCTCTCGAGCCAGCTCGCAGTGGATTCCATCCTGGGGCAGGGGAGCGTGGCCGTCACGCATATCGAGAGTTCCGCCAGCAGTCGCAATGCCATTCCTGACCGCTGTGTGTTCTACATTGACCGCCGGCTGACCCTGGGGGAGACCGAAGCGCGTGCCCTGGCGGAAATTCAGGCTATTATCACGCGCGAGCAGGCGCGCGCCAGCGTCGAGGTCACCGAGTATCAGGCCACCAGCTATACCGGCTATCCCTGTCGTGCCAGGACGTACTTCCCGGCGTGGCTGATGCCGGAGGACCATCCGTTGGTGCGGGCCGGCGTGCGCGCCGTGGAGCAGGCGCTGGACTACCGCCCGCGGCTCATCCACTGGCTTTTCTCCACCGACGGCGCCTATACCATGGGGATGGCCGGCATCCCCACTATCGGCATCGGCCCGGGCGAGGTGACCCAGGCCCACGCTGTGGATGAACATGTGCGGCTGGAAGACCTGTACCACGCCGCCTCTGTCTATGCCACACTGGCCGCCGACTTGTTAGGCGGATAA
- a CDS encoding glycosyltransferase family 4 protein, whose product MRVLMVSKACIVGAYQTKLEALAGLPAVELFVIVPPYWKGPEGTTVLEERHTAGYQLIVSPMRWNGHFHIHYYPELPRWVRQLRPDILHMDEEPYNLATYLGLRAGKAAGARTLFFTWQNLLRVYPPPFRWFELANFRLADYAIAGSADAADVLRRKGYAGPLAVIPQFGVDAAQFRPPAREGRGQPLRVGYAGRLVPEKGVHVLLEALAGLSAPWQASIVGEGPERPALEELARRLGIAERVEFAGRLRSTDMPAWYAGIDVLVLPSLRRPNWMEQFGRVLIEAMAMEVAVIGSDCGEIPRVIGGAGLIFPEGDVRALREHLTYLAGHPEERLRLGRAGRERVLAHFTQERIAAQTYDVYRAVMAAGPAAGGGA is encoded by the coding sequence GTGCGCGTGTTGATGGTTTCCAAAGCCTGCATTGTGGGCGCATATCAAACGAAGCTGGAGGCGCTGGCCGGCCTGCCGGCGGTGGAGCTGTTCGTCATCGTCCCGCCGTATTGGAAAGGACCGGAAGGGACGACCGTCCTGGAGGAACGGCATACCGCCGGCTATCAGCTCATCGTCAGCCCCATGCGCTGGAACGGCCATTTCCACATCCATTATTATCCCGAACTGCCCCGCTGGGTGCGTCAGCTCCGCCCGGATATCCTGCATATGGACGAGGAGCCGTATAACCTGGCGACGTACCTGGGCCTGCGGGCCGGCAAAGCCGCCGGCGCGCGCACGCTCTTCTTCACCTGGCAGAACCTGCTGAGGGTGTACCCGCCGCCCTTCCGCTGGTTCGAGCTGGCCAATTTCCGCCTGGCCGATTACGCGATTGCCGGCAGTGCCGATGCGGCCGACGTCCTGCGGCGCAAGGGGTATGCCGGCCCCCTTGCCGTCATCCCACAGTTTGGGGTGGACGCGGCGCAGTTTCGCCCCCCGGCACGCGAGGGGCGGGGACAACCCCTGCGCGTGGGATACGCCGGCCGGCTGGTGCCGGAAAAGGGCGTGCATGTGCTCCTGGAGGCCCTGGCCGGCCTGTCCGCTCCCTGGCAGGCCTCCATCGTGGGGGAGGGGCCGGAGCGGCCGGCCCTGGAGGAGCTGGCGCGGCGCCTGGGCATCGCGGAGCGCGTCGAGTTCGCCGGCAGACTCCGCTCGACCGACATGCCGGCCTGGTACGCCGGCATTGATGTGTTGGTGCTCCCCTCCCTGCGCCGGCCCAATTGGATGGAGCAGTTCGGGCGGGTGCTGATCGAGGCCATGGCGATGGAGGTGGCAGTCATCGGCTCCGACTGCGGCGAGATCCCGCGCGTCATTGGCGGCGCCGGCCTGATCTTCCCCGAAGGGGATGTCCGGGCACTGCGCGAGCATCTGACGTATTTGGCCGGCCATCCGGAGGAGCGCCTGCGCCTCGGGCGCGCCGGCCGGGAGCGGGTGCTGGCGCATTTCACCCAGGAGCGGATTGCCGCCCAGACGTATGACGTGTATCGGGCAGTGATGGCGGCCGGCCCGGCCGCCGGCGGAGGGGCATGA